The following DNA comes from Acidobacteriota bacterium.
CGCGGGGCGCTCGATGCGCAGCGCCAGCTGCGCGTAGCGATAGAGCAGTTCGGGTGAGTTCGGCGCCAGGCGTAAAGCCTGGGTCAGCGTGGCGATCGCAGCCCGCGCATTACCGCGCGAGGCCTGGGTCTCCGCCACCGCCAGCAGGGCAGCCGGGCTGTCCTGCGCAACCGTTGCCGCCGGCGCACTCCGGGAGCTCGGCGACCGCTTGGTCACAGGACGCTGCGCCCACAGCGTGGCCGGAAAGACCATGGTCGTCAAGGTGGAAACGATCACGACGAGAAGGAATGAGCGCTTCACGGCTTTTCCTCGCCGTGCTTCAGCTGCTGGAAGAGCGTGAACTGCTGCTGCGCATCGTCGGTGCGCCCGAGCTTCTGATAGGCGCGGCCGAGCTGGTAGTGGGCGCGCGCCTCTTTCGGCGCCAGGCGGACACTCGCTTCGAGCTGCTCCACGGCGCCGGCTGCGTCCCCTTCCTCGAGTAGCATCTGGCCCAGCAGATACCGGCCATCGAAGAATGCGGGCGTCCGCTTCAAGACGTCGCGCACGAGCGGCAAGGCTTCGGCGCGTTTTCCTTCGAGCGAAAGGGTGTAGGCCAGGTGATAGCGCGCGCGGTTATCGTCCGGATGGGCGCTCAGCTCGGCTCGAAAGTGGTGCTCCGCCTCGGCCAGGTGGCCACGCCGCAGCTCGATCACGCCAGAGGAGAAGTGCGCTCCTGGAACGCGCGCATCCAAGCGCAGGGCGTGCACGTACTGCGCGATGGCGCCATCAAAATCGCCTTGCTGCGCATGGGCGTCCCCGAGGAGAACATAGAGCGGAGCGGAGTCACCGTTGCGCGCGAGCAGCCGCGCGAACACATCCGCGGCGCGCTTTGGTTCTCCACTCTTCACCAGGGAGACACCGAGCGCGTATTGCAGGGACGCGTCGTTCTCGACCGCGGCGTCGTTCGCCAGCAATTCCGCCGCACACGCATAAGACTGGATCTGGAAACAGGAAAGCGCCAGCAGCCGTGCGAGATCGCGATTGCCGGGATCGCTCGCGAGCGCGCGTCGCAAAGGCTCGATGGCGAGGGCATGTTCCCCAGCCTGGAAGCGCGCCATACCCAACGACGCCTGGGCGCCCGGGAAGGCGGGATCCCAGGTGGCAGCGCGATAGAAAGAAGCGGCCGCGCTGCGATAGTGCTTGCGTTGCGAGAGGATCACGCCAAGATTGAAGTAGGAGCGCGCGATCACCTCGATCAGTGCGGTGCGTGCCGCGGTGAGCGCCGGGCCGTCCGGCGGAGGCGCGGACGAGATCTGCCATACCGCGGTCTTCCCGCTCATCCCCGAGCCGGGGTCGGGAATGAGATAGTGCTGCAACTGGTCCTCCGATTGGGCGCGATACTTTTCCTTGAGCTCCTTGGCGCGTTCGAAGTGTGCTGCCGCGTCGGTGTCGCGACCGAGGGCGTGCAGAGCCTGGGCGAGCACATACTCCGCGCTGCCGGCGTTCGCCGTAGCTTGCGGATCGTTTGCGGCGGCGGCCAAGAAGCGTTCCAGTGACTGCACCGCGCCGGCGAACTCACCCGACTGGAACTGCGCCTGGCCGAGGTGATAGAGCGGCCGGGACTCATTCGAAAGCCGCGCTGCCTTTTCCAGGTAGGGAACGCCCTCGGCCGCACGACGGTCGGCGGTCAACCCGATGCCGGCGTTGAGGTTGCACAAGTAGTCGTCGGGCGCGATCTCGAGCTCACGCTGGAAGGCGGCGATGGCATCGCGCAACCGGTCGGGTTGGCGGATCAGGATCGTCCCGAGGTAATAGTTCGCACGGCGGACGTGGGGATCGAGACGAAGCGCTGCTTGGAGTTCCTGCCTGGCTTCTTCGAAGTGCTCGTAGTCGCGCCAGGTACGGCCAATGAGCACGTGCGTGGGCGCCCCGGGGCGGAGTTGCAGCAGCGCGGCAAACGCCCGTCGCGCCGAGGCCACATCTTTCGCCTGGATAGCGATGGTGCCCTCGGCATGCGCCAGCTCGGCATCCTCGGGAGCGGCGTGCCGCGCCTCCTCGATCTGCTGCATCGCTTCGCCGAAGCGGCCCTGTGCCGCATAAGCGACTGCCATCAGATGCATCACGCGCGGTGTTCTG
Coding sequences within:
- a CDS encoding tetratricopeptide repeat protein, whose product is MPRRLRTAAFALLLSAAACSQSAPGAGPSEGPYDNIRAAEQALKKKDLYLAESEYRFAAARALVAIGNLASAKGEWDAALTAYGEASQQLSDPSEPLLSVATVYLQRQKPLQAEAVLRELAATGRTPRVMHLMAVAYAAQGRFGEAMQQIEEARHAAPEDAELAHAEGTIAIQAKDVASARRAFAALLQLRPGAPTHVLIGRTWRDYEHFEEARQELQAALRLDPHVRRANYYLGTILIRQPDRLRDAIAAFQRELEIAPDDYLCNLNAGIGLTADRRAAEGVPYLEKAARLSNESRPLYHLGQAQFQSGEFAGAVQSLERFLAAAANDPQATANAGSAEYVLAQALHALGRDTDAAAHFERAKELKEKYRAQSEDQLQHYLIPDPGSGMSGKTAVWQISSAPPPDGPALTAARTALIEVIARSYFNLGVILSQRKHYRSAAASFYRAATWDPAFPGAQASLGMARFQAGEHALAIEPLRRALASDPGNRDLARLLALSCFQIQSYACAAELLANDAAVENDASLQYALGVSLVKSGEPKRAADVFARLLARNGDSAPLYVLLGDAHAQQGDFDGAIAQYVHALRLDARVPGAHFSSGVIELRRGHLAEAEHHFRAELSAHPDDNRARYHLAYTLSLEGKRAEALPLVRDVLKRTPAFFDGRYLLGQMLLEEGDAAGAVEQLEASVRLAPKEARAHYQLGRAYQKLGRTDDAQQQFTLFQQLKHGEEKP